CATGTATCAGGAGTAAAGTATAGACCTGGGCCCGAAGATGGGTATACAATCATCGCTTAAGCTGAAAGACCAATGATTTTGTTCTGCTCTGAGCGCCTATCCCTAAGAGGGCCCAGCAATACATATACAGGCCGATAGGCTTTTTTCATGAGATGTACAGGAGTTTGATAGCTGATCATGCTCACAGACTGAGTTGATGCCAACCCTTATTCATGATGTTTCTAACCCCTCGCAATATCCGCCACATGGGCGTCCTACTCGGAGCTCTCGTGCTTCACCCTGAAACGTTTGTCCATGACCTCCCGGCATCGACGAACGAGGTGATGTCTATCGGGCAGGACACGCCAGCCATGGAACTTCCTGATCTCGAGCTGCGCCAAGACGCGCAGGTTCAAGACATCCCCGATATCTTGGCCAAGTTCCCTTCGAGAGACTCTTGAACCCGTTCCTGCGGATGATCAGTCCACTGGAGCCGGCGCGGTGGcactcgacggcgagggtaAGCTGTTGACCCCCATCCAGGAGGGATTGGCCCAGTCGGTAACACGACCAGAGACGACCTCGCGCGAAACGTCGCGTGCGCCGACCTCACTGTGGTGTTTGCTCGGGCAGCAACCGAGCTCGGCAACATCGGCCTCCTCACGGGACCGCCGTTCTTCGATGCGCTCAAGGAACAAATTAGAGGCAAATCGGTCGCCATCCAGGGCGTAGAGTGTCCGGCCACTTTCGCCGGGTTTAACAAGAACGCCACGGAGGGTGTCCCAAGCATGTGCGTAGCCCGACCACCAAGATGGCCTTGAGTCGTGAACAGCTGTTGTCTTACATCCCTTCTTTAGAATGTCTCCACCAGCTCCCTGCGGAGGAAATAAAAAAGCTAACCAGTCCTGCGTAAGACCCGATTCATCAACCAAGCTGTCGCCCAGTGCCCCGACACGAAGATTGTCATGTCTGGCTATTCGCGGGGTGCTCTTGTGGTCCGCAGCACCGCCGAGCCGGAACAATGGCCAAGATCAACTCGGTCTTTGACCTTTGGAGATCCTAGACACCTAGCGGTCATCCCCGGAGCAGACGGAAAGACCAAGATTACCTGCCATGAGAACGATGCCGTGTGCAGCGGCGGCTTCATCACCGTCGACCATCTGACCTATGGCGAAGATGCGTCAGTGGCTGCCCGATTCGTAGTCCAACGGGCCTCTGGTGAGCTTGTCTCTCTTTGAAAGATTCCGTAGGCATCGACAACTAACAGTGCTACGCTTTATCGGGGTTGAAAACGAAACCCTGAGTGACTGCGGAAAACAATCCTATCTGGAGATGCCTCAAACGCTTAGTTGAGTGGTTGTCGATCTACGAAACCCTAATTGAACAAGCAAATAGTCCGGATTTGTAGGTCAAGTTAATGACTTCGGCTGTTCTTCCACACTCTCCAGACGTAAAAGAAGTAAGTATCATTGATGACTGGAGCCACAATAAGCTAGGAATGGGTTGATCGGTTTGAACAAGAACGGGCTGCT
This sequence is a window from Colletotrichum higginsianum IMI 349063 chromosome 8, whole genome shotgun sequence. Protein-coding genes within it:
- a CDS encoding Cutinase, which produces MFLTPRNIRHMGVLLGALVLHPETFVHDLPASTNEVMSIGQDTPAMELPDLELRQDAQVQDIPDILAKFPSRDS